A window of the Enterobacteriaceae bacterium 4M9 genome harbors these coding sequences:
- the rfaP gene encoding lipopolysaccharide core heptose(I) kinase RfaP: MLELKEPFASLWRGKDAFTEVTKLDGDVFRALETRRTLRFELQGKGYFLKYHHGTTLKEVLKNLISLRLPVLGADREWFAIHRLKALGVDTMTGKAFGQKGINPLRRTSFIITDDLTPAVSLEDYCADWKSTPPAVRHKRAIIQRVADMVGKMHRGGVNHRDCYLCHFLLDLPCAPDSEQIKISVIDLHRAQLRKRVPRRWRDKDLTGLYFSSMDIGLTTRDIYRFLQVYFSDSLRNILREEDALFSQTVEKAKKIQERTIKKAL; this comes from the coding sequence ATGCTTGAGCTTAAAGAGCCCTTTGCATCGCTGTGGCGGGGAAAAGATGCTTTTACCGAGGTCACGAAGCTGGATGGCGATGTGTTCAGAGCGCTTGAGACCCGCCGTACGCTGCGTTTTGAGCTACAGGGAAAAGGCTACTTTCTGAAATATCATCACGGTACAACGCTCAAAGAAGTATTGAAGAATCTCATTTCTCTGCGCCTGCCGGTGCTGGGTGCCGATCGCGAGTGGTTTGCCATTCACCGCCTTAAGGCGCTGGGTGTAGATACCATGACGGGAAAAGCCTTTGGGCAAAAGGGCATCAATCCATTACGGCGTACATCGTTTATCATCACTGACGATTTAACGCCTGCCGTCAGTCTTGAAGACTACTGCGCTGACTGGAAGTCTACCCCACCGGCGGTGCGCCATAAGCGTGCCATTATTCAGCGCGTTGCTGATATGGTTGGTAAAATGCACCGTGGTGGCGTGAACCACCGTGATTGCTATTTATGCCACTTCCTGCTTGATTTACCCTGTGCGCCCGATAGTGAACAGATAAAAATTTCGGTGATTGACCTGCATCGTGCGCAGCTCCGAAAGCGAGTTCCGCGCCGCTGGCGTGATAAAGACCTGACGGGGCTGTACTTTTCGTCAATGGATATCGGGCTTACCACACGCGATATTTATCGGTTTCTGCAGGTGTACTTTTCAGACTCTCTGCGCAATATTTTGCGCGAAGAGGATGCGCTTTTTTCTCAGACCGTTGAAAAAGCAAAAAAAATACAAGAAAGAACAATTAAAAAAGCATTGTAG
- a CDS encoding glycosyltransferase family 4 protein, translating into MNIAFCLYKYFPYGGLQRDFMRVAQTVAARGHHVQIFTQQWQGERPDNLDIHLVEVTARTNHGRNAQYCAWVRKYLAQHPVDKVVGFNKMPGLDVYYAADVCYAEKVEREKGFFYKLTSRYKHYAAFEKAVFQQGEKTDILLLTEGQRHDFQKHYQTEDSRIHLLPPGIYPDRKYSNQIPDSRRIYREKNNVADDSLLLLQVGSDFRRKGVERSLRALAALPSAIRQRTVFMIVGQDKAAKYQQMAGQLGITDNVRFFVGRDDISELMAAADVLIHPAVQEAAGIVLLEAIVAGLPVITTEVCGYAHYIEKAQCGVVIAEPFSQQALNEELRRALEDEPLRESWVRHARHYADTADLYSLADNAADIILGCEHA; encoded by the coding sequence ATGAACATCGCTTTCTGTTTGTACAAATATTTTCCTTACGGTGGATTACAACGCGACTTCATGCGCGTTGCGCAAACCGTTGCCGCACGCGGGCATCATGTGCAGATATTCACCCAGCAATGGCAGGGCGAACGCCCCGACAATCTGGATATTCACCTCGTTGAGGTAACCGCGCGCACCAATCACGGCAGGAATGCACAATATTGTGCCTGGGTGAGAAAATATCTTGCACAGCATCCCGTCGATAAGGTTGTCGGCTTTAACAAGATGCCGGGGCTGGATGTCTATTATGCCGCCGACGTTTGCTATGCCGAAAAGGTTGAACGGGAAAAAGGCTTTTTTTACAAACTAACGTCACGCTATAAGCATTATGCTGCGTTTGAGAAAGCGGTGTTTCAGCAAGGTGAGAAGACCGACATATTATTGCTGACAGAAGGCCAGCGGCACGATTTTCAAAAGCACTATCAGACGGAAGACTCCCGCATCCATCTTTTACCGCCGGGTATTTATCCGGACAGGAAATACAGCAACCAAATTCCCGACAGCCGCAGGATTTACCGCGAGAAGAACAACGTGGCTGACGACAGTCTGCTGCTGTTGCAGGTCGGGTCTGACTTTCGACGTAAAGGCGTTGAGCGCTCCCTGCGTGCGCTGGCGGCACTGCCGTCGGCGATACGTCAGCGTACAGTGTTTATGATTGTTGGGCAGGATAAAGCGGCAAAATATCAGCAGATGGCAGGCCAACTGGGCATCACTGATAACGTACGTTTTTTTGTTGGGCGTGATGATATCTCTGAGCTGATGGCGGCGGCAGATGTGCTGATTCATCCTGCGGTGCAGGAAGCAGCCGGTATTGTGCTACTGGAGGCCATCGTCGCGGGCCTTCCTGTTATCACGACTGAGGTTTGTGGCTATGCACATTATATTGAGAAGGCGCAGTGTGGAGTCGTCATTGCCGAGCCTTTCAGCCAGCAGGCGCTAAACGAGGAACTCAGGCGCGCGCTGGAAGACGAGCCGCTGCGTGAAAGCTGGGTTCGCCATGCCCGGCACTACGCAGATACTGCCGACTTATACAGTCTGGCAGACAACGCTGCCGATATTATTTTAGGTTGTGAACATGCTTGA